The Lynx canadensis isolate LIC74 chromosome D4, mLynCan4.pri.v2, whole genome shotgun sequence DNA window CAAAGGGACACGAGATGTGCTTTGGCTccatttcacttgtttttttaaaatgaattaataaacaaacacaataaaGGGCTTTCGTGAAAGACAATCGACATACAATAAACTGAACACATTTGAAGTGAAAACTGGTAAGTTTTGACATACGTGCAGACCGCTGAGACCATGACCACAATCAAGACTGTGAGCATATCCGTGTCCTCCCAAAAGCTTCCTTGTATCCCTTTGTAATTCCTCCCTCCTACCAACATTCATATACAAGTCTGTGCATGGAAACACTTTCTCTTGGGTAAACAACTGAGCccaatggctgggtcatatggcgggtgtatgtttacctttttaaacACTGCAAAACGATTTTCCAAAGTGGTCGTACCATGTTTTATTTCCACCAGCAGCATGTGAGGGTTCCAGTTGTTGCCCATCCTTGCAAAAATTTGATatagtcagtctttttaattttagcccttctaaTAAGCATgtagtggtacctcattgtggttttaatgtgcatttcctcAAACACTAATGATGTTGATCATCGATTAGCCATCTGTGTGCCATCTTTGGCGAAGCGTGCGTTCAAATCTTTTGTTCGTCTTTATTGAGTAGTTATGTTATTACTGAGTTTTGAGTGTTCTTTATGAATTGATATAAGCCCTTTGACAGATACGTGACTTGCAAATATATTCTACCAGTCTGTGAcatgtcttttcatcttcttaagaGGGTCTTTTGAAGTgagctccatttttttcttattcctagaTTACTTGTCCggagataaaatttaaataatgcattttgGGTTCCCTAAGAACACCCTACATGGTATTATAAAACAAAGCAGGATTTTGAAACAATGTCAATTGAAGTCAAATTACCACTGATTTGGTGGTAATTGATGTGAACACATGGGCTTCATCAAGTTAATTCACAAGTTAAGTGATTAACTTGCTCCTACTAACTTAGGAGAGTATACTTCCATGCAGGCAACTGTAGTCCAATCTcagagtttattattttaaactaactattctaggggtgtctgggtggctaatcagttgagcatccaacttcggttcaggtcatgatctcgtggctcgtgagttcaagccccgcatcgggttctatgctgacagctcggagcctggaggctgcttcagattctgtgtctccctctctctctgcccctcccctgctcatgttctgtctctctgcctctctctctccgtctcaaaataaataaacataataattaaaaaaaacaatttaaaagctGACTGGCATGACTTTCCTCCGAAAGGGCTGTGGCTAGATAGGTCCTCACAGTGGAGTGGACTTGTTTGCAATTGCAAACCATTTCACATTCATTATCTGGCCTAAACCGCAAAAAAAATTCCATGACGAGGGCTTCAGTAGTTCTATGTACTTATTTGCTGAATTATTCACGTATCTCTTGGTGTAGTATCCATTCAAATGTATCACCCATTTTTTACGgggttgattatttttttattggtgagttttgagaggttttttttttttttttttttgagaggtggggagaggtgggcagagggagagggagacagagaatcttaaggagcCTCCACGTCCAGCGCGGAGTCCAACACCAGGGTTTGATCTCACcgctgtgccgaaatcaagagtcggacatttaaccaactgagccacccaggcgcccctgagagtattttttaaaaatatttgaaaaaaaaaaaatatatatatatatattctggatacaagtcctttatcagatatgtgatttgcaaacaccttctcccagtctgtggcttattcttttcatttgttaagAGTATTTTCTGAACAAGTCCCTGTATCAGATGTATCTGCGTAGCTGAATGTGCCTACTGACACCCAAAGCACCTAAATAACAGCTTTGTCAGCTGCCCAAAATACCATACAGGCATATGCTGTTACCACGTATCTACATGTCCATATGGTTGGGCAGTGTTTATGCATTTATATGCGACCTAAATGCTTGCCAGGGCCTTCTAACTGCTTAAGAgataaaactggggcgcctgggtggctcagtcagttaagtttcggacttcagctcaggtcatgatctcacggttcatgagtttaagccccctgttgggctctgtgctgacagctcagagcctggagcctgcgtcggattctgggtctccctctctctctgttcctccccacctcatgctctgtctctctctctctctctctctctctctctctcaaaaataaataaaacttaaaaaaaaaagttaaaaaaaaaaaaggagcaagatAAAACTGCCCACCTTCTGGGACGGCTGGGTGGCTCGAGACCATCTGAtgggcttttctctttctcctcaccaGAAACAGACGCACGGAAACACGCTATTGCTGTTGCACTGCCTTTGGTGTTGCTTTTTCCACAATCTCGAGAGGCGCAGCAATATTTTTCTGAACGAGCGCTCTCCTTTGAGGTATTCTGGTACCAgctaaaataataactttactCCTTCTATGTAGCTATCTGTttagcatgtgcacacactcacacatgtgcTTTGGGGCCACCCTCCCTCATTCTTACTGGAATTAAGGTTGATCATCATTTATTCTCTCCTGGTGATGGGCATACTTTTGGTATTTTGGATGGGCTGACATCCTCGGCGGTGGCATAGGCATTTATAATTCTGCAGAAGATGCCTTTCCTCTGTTCTTCTGGGCTCCCAGCACAAACACAGAACAGACCTTTCCAGGGCTGCcccagactcttggtttctgggCCAGTTTAGAAGGCGGCAGACAAGAGCGTACGACTGAGCCTTCTTTGGTAAACCCAGCCCAGAGGAGATGATGGGAGGTTGGGGCCCATTGCCGACAGAGACTTCGTGAGCAGCCTCTCAGCTCTTCCAGCCACTGCCCATCAGTCTTTGACTCCCTGGCAAAAGAAAGTACGTCTGTGGAAGGCTTTTGGCAGAGCTGGGGTGTGGCATGGTGGAGTGTGAGGAGTTTTGGCGAGAGGGAAGGTCTCTCCAGACAAAGCAGCAGATCCACAAGGGACGTAATAGCACTTCTTGGTTCCACAGCCGGTGTGTTACTGGCCTTGAGTCAGAAGAGGGAGCCCCAAGTTCATTGTCTGCACTGTCCTGTAGTGTCTTCTCTGAAACTCTTGACGGATTTCTTGTCCTCAAGGCTGACTCCCTTAAAGGGAACTCAGACTTCTGTACTGCTCTAGGTGAAAATGCCTAGATACAAACCAAGTCTTCTAGGATTCTTccctttgtactttttaaaacctCCAtgcattagctgtgtgaccttggggcacTTAACTAAACCTGAGAATTTGTTTCTGGACCTGTAAAACTGTATTAATGTAATTGTGCCCACCCGAGGGGTGCTTGTGAGGAGGACTAAATCCGATTATATACATAAGGGGGTGCATCGCCTAGACGGAGTTGGGAATGACAGGAACAGAGGCATCTAAAGTCCCCAAGGGGGTTCGGCACAAAGACAGAAAGTCAGCTAACTGGCACGTGCTGGCTAGGTGCCCAAAGAGCTCGtaggaaaactttattttctcgGTGTAAGCCTTGAGAAAAGTTAGTGAGCTCTCTAACTCACTagagagccccctcccccctgaATTTCCCTTTCCCCCATACTTCTGGGTTTTTCACCTGACAGAAATGACTCAGTCTGCCACACCTGACTTGGCTTTGGCTTCAAGGAATGTGTGGCTTCAGAGATACAGAGCATCAGGAAAAGCAGATAGGGGAGTCCTGGAATTCTGTATgaacagcagggggaggggagatgaggaGCCAACTTGCTTTTCTGACAAAATGGGGAGAAAACCTAGCCAGATAGCAGAGGTATAAAGCAGAGTTCTTTCTCCCTATGGTGTTTGAGCCCTGgaagcagacagagaccccagcTCCACTAAGACAccgtacatctttttttttttttttttagtttatttttgagagagagagagagagcgcacaagcaggggaggggcagagagagagagggagacacagaatccaaagcaggctccaggctccaagctgtcagcacagagctcgacgtggggctcgaactcacaaaccgtgagatcgtaacctgagccgaagtcagacactcaactgacagagccacccaggcacccctagacaccCGTACATCTTAGTTGTCCAGGAGGAGTACAATAAAAGGACTGCTACTTTAACGGTGTCACAGAAATGGCTGCGACTTCCCATCCTTAGCTTAGAggggcacataaatatttaaaatcctgcggggctggggaggggggcaagcAGAGCATCCTGCAAATAACAGGAATGAGTTTAGGGCAAACACGAGAGCTGAAATATCCCTCTAGCTACCCTGATAGCCAGTCAAATTCTAACTTCAGGGTCAGAGAGCCTGGAGGCACAGATTagaagcagaggagaagcaggagagccccctgttctaattttgtttttttacattgatttatttttgagagaccgagagagacagagagagacagagcacaagcggggggaggggcagagagagaggagacacagaatccgaagcaggctccaggctccgagctgtcagcacagagcccgatgcggggctcaaactcacaaactgtgagatcatgacctgagccgaagtcagttgtttaaccgactgagccacccgggtgcccctgagcCCCCTATTCTAATTCCAGAGCCACTTACCTGCCTCTTCCATTTTAATCCTGAAGAAGCTGAGGCCACATTTATTCTCCTGAAAGGTCCACTCCACCCCCCCAGCATCTATACTCTTACATGTTCCACATGGCTTCCTTGGATTTCACATTCCTCGAAGGCAGAGGCCAGAACCTATGCTGTTTTGTGGGCGCATTTTACAAAGAACCTCTAACAGGTGCTCTGTAATTTCGAATACGGTGGTAATGAAATCAAGTTGAAATGAAAACTGCTCCTTTGACTTTTGttcataaaaaaatttattttccgggaaaaatttaaataaatagaaaaataacttaatgcatatattaataaaacaatttaaagtctttgttcttTCACATGGAGTACATTAGCTGCCAGTCACTTACAGAGTCTCTGTGAGTCGAAGAATCCCTGAATCCATTGCCAGCATCGTCCGTTCCCAGAGGTACAGGCTGGGAGAGCTTCAGTTTTGGAGATAATCTGTAAGTCTCTCAAGGAAGAAAAAGTTCCTGAGGATTTCTGCGTGGACTACTGTCCAGGCACAGACGCTGTACTCCTTGGCCTTCAGGTACCGCACGATCCTTAAGTAGTATTTCTTCAGGTGCAGAAGGGTCGTATTGTCCCAGGTGAAGTTTTCCTCCTCCATGATTTCCTCCAGGATCGTTTCCAGGTGTTCCTTCTGCCAGTGGAGTATCGCAAGGAGATTCTCAACAGTGGTCTCATTCCATCCCGTGCTAGAGGTGCTTCtactgaaaatattaaagatCTTCTGGAACATCTCGTTGATGACCAATATGGCTTCCTCTTTCTGGAACCGCTGTGATTTTTTAATCTCCTCAGGGACCTCGAAGTTCATCCTGTCCTTGAGGCAATATTTAGAGGTTCTGTTCAAGTTCACCAGGAGCTCCTGACACTCCAAACTGCTGCTTCTTAGTTGGAATCCAAGCAACTTGTAGCTCACGGAATGCGCGGTGGTGAAGAAACACACCAAGAGAGCGATTTGGAGGATGCACCTGCCGGTCATGATGAAAATAGGAAGTCTTGCCTGCTACTGTCTAGGTGCTGAAGCAAAGACTTCGAGAGTTTGTAGTGTGAATGCCCTTCTTCCATGAGTATGGCCTATTTATACAGGATGGTCCCCTTTCTATTTCATAGGAATTTCCCACTTTCAGTTCTCCCTTTCAGTTTTCCTATGTCATTTAAGTTAATAGCAGTCTCtaaaactctttttctttaaactccaTAGATTAGGAATAAGATATACAAACTGTGAGGATTTCTAATGTTTTGTATAATTTCAATGAATTCTCAGttactaagggaaaaaaataagctcAATCATTCAGAACTCTACCATTACAGGGTTCTTTCatttggcaaagattttttatttttcttttttagttttatgagatggggttttttttggagggggggtcTTTGTAtgagagttttctttttcctaagaatTAAGTTTAACTCCCAATTACACTATCACAAAAcagtaaatatatgtttatcatttaaaaaaagacacctaccttttttttttcgcCTCTGTAAAATAGAATAGCGTGAAAACTAAGTTGATCTGAATATTTTGGTAGGGCCTTAAGCGTATACAGCAAGACACCACGTAGCTTTATTAaccttatttactatttttttaatgtctatttatttttgagagacagagtgtgagcaggggaggggcagagagagagggagacacagagtcccaagcaggctccaggctctgagctgtcagcacagagcctgacacagggcttgaactcacaaaccgtgagaatcatgatctgagccaaaattggacgctcaactgactgagccatccaggtgcccctaaccttatttattgttttatatccagaatataacTGAAAACTACGGATTAAGCAATATCTCTAAACAGACAAAATGAATGTTACACAAGCCATGCATAAAAGTTTGTGGCTCCCCTTATAGGGTCTTTTGTAATCATTATCGAGGGccaatttattcttattttgtatattcttctAATAAATCTAAACATCTGATTTTCCATTCTCACACAAACAACAATTTATAAAGAGGTCTAGAAGGaaaatgggagggaaaaaaatcaagcaatcAGAGGATGTTACTGTAGAAACACATGGTTCTATGTCAATATTTTTAAggccattttctttttgctagaATATAGTAacagattttaataaaagaatcattaaaaattaaattaatatttttatatcctgcttATATAAGCAGGAAGGCATATGTACATTTCCAaagattttaatacaaaaataatttgtaataatttttacatttaaagttaaTAACTTTTAAGTTTTCAGAAAACCTTGCCTTATCTTTCAACCTGAATTTACCAAAACCTCACTGAGTGCAAAGAACTCATCTGAGCTGCTACAGATTGTAATCCTCACTTTCATGGATTGTACAGTTTACTAGGGGAGAAGAACATTAATCAAAGAATTACACAGAAGTAAAATACAATGATGACAATGTTGCAGAGGAAAGGCTTGTAGTACCAGGAGTTCCTATGACATGGGGACATATGTAGTAGGAGAGGTCAGAGAAGACTGTCCTGTGATAGTGACCGtgaagctgaaatcaaaaggaaGATTAGATGGAACTACattgtgcaaaggccctgtggtgggaaGAACTTGACCAAAAGCCAAAGGGTAAAGAACTTGATCAAAGGCAAATGTGACCTTCAAGTCAGAGAATGGCCAGAGAATGGCCTGAGATGAGGTCAAAGGGCAGGTGGGAGCCAGATAGCACAGGATTTGGCTaagaagtttgtgtgtgtgtgtgtgtgtgtgtgtgtgtgtgtgtgtgtgtagagcaATAGAAGCTATGGAAAGGTTTTAGGCAAAGTGGAATAACTTGAttagatttggggggaaaattgcCTACAGTAAGCAATAAGTAATGGAGGGAGCACAGAATGGATACAGGCAGAACAGTTAGGAGACTTAACGAAAATTTTAGACTATGGAGCTAGTGGTGGAGAATGAATTCATTTATGTGAACTCTCTCATTTCCTGACAGCACCCGATTCGAATGCTTGAAGAAATCCTCCACCATTTTTCAGATAGCAGCATCAGTTCTGTTGACTATGGTGATTTCTATATATGCTTAATGTACCGGGACGTTACTTCTATTGTAACAAATTGAGGTAGAGGCTGGAAGTAGCCAGGTAAATGTGGATTTATGAGCCAGCAGCAACTGTGAGCGCCAGGTTTCCCATCATCAAtacatttcctgtcttctgatcTTTACAATATGCTCCACATATCTCCCAAATATTCCCCTAGTCCTATTCTTTCTTCTTAGTTGGCTGTATGTAATCAGCTCTCCCCAGGAGGGAGTATCCAATGGTGATATCTGAGGTGTTCCTAAGAAAATTACTTGTGCTTGAACAGTGTTGGTGCAATCCCTTCTAAATGGGGTGGAGAGGAAGcaatttatctttccttctaaGTTGGGGGAATAGGAAAGATCCTAGTGATATTCATTCAAATAGGAGTATGGGGAGTTGAGAAGATGTAGCGGACAATCCAAAAATATGGAGACAAGATTCCGGGGAAGATGGCCAAGGTGGCAGTATAGCTCTGAATTTCCCCTAGTCCCCCTGCAAAACCAGGCACTGCTACTAGATAGAAATCAATATCCCATTTGACACAAAACTTGTTGACACGGACCACAGAATGCAAGCCAATAAGAACAAACCACCAAATTCCACGGAACCTGTCTGGTAACACTGTCTGTGTGGGAGAAAGCACAGAAAAGCAATGGACTCGAGAACCTTAAAATAGCCAAGAGGTGTTTACTGGAAAGCCATCCAGGACGATTTGAGAACAACAGTTGAAACAGGGATTTTGACCAAATCAATAGCCGGTAAGTGTGAGAGGCCTCAGTAAATTCCGAAAGGCGCTGGAATAGTCTAGAATACAAGTTGTTTTCAAACCAACCGGGTACAACTCCCCTTTGGGAAAGGACCCTACATGGAGGAGAAGCTGCTAGAATTAGAATCAAATTTGAGCAGGAAAGAAACAacagaggcaaggaaagagaaaaccagaCCAGCTTGGGACGCACAACTCAGAACAAGCGGCCATTTTTGAACACTTCACAAAAGCAACAGAAGAGGGAGCTCTGTGAAGTTAGAGAAACTACCAAACcatttcttctagaagtttagGAAAAGTAAACTCCTATAAAATGGCGCAACAGAATGCATTAAGATTGAGATTCATGCAAGGTGATTAATAGAAAAAAGTGAATGAGGAGTAAATAATATCTCTGTAGATAATGAAAATATACCAGGAATATGCATGcacacaaaacagataaaaattttaaCCTCATGTTACCAAAggagtttaaaatattaagaaatgagataaaacacCATAAATCAGAATTAGACAAACTCAGAAATAAAGTAACTTACGTAGgcaataattagaaataaaagaaaacagtctcAATTTTGTTGAATAAGATAGAGTCTCAAGATACAAGAAGTTTAGGGGAAATCTGGCACTGGTGAAAAACTTTAATCTGGGGGAAAATGTTAGCAACAGTAGATAAAAAATAGTATATTGGCCAAAGggaattattttcagaaaatcaaaaatgGTACCATATGGTATAGACTATATAACATTATATGAAACAGATTATAAGGTAAAATGACCAAAATCTAGAAAActtgggtattttttaaaaaaatattggagtAAGGAAGACTTTTCTCAGTGataatacatgtgtgtgtatatatataattttttaacatgtatttatttttgagagagatagagagagagagagacagagtgagggcaggggaggggcagagagacagagacacagaatccaaagcaagctccaggctctgagccgtcaacacagcacctgatgtggggctcaaactcacggaccacgagctcatgtcctgagctgaagtcagacgcttagctgactgagccactcaggcgcccctatatatgtatatatatacatatgtacatatacatatatatgttaaactATATAGGAGTAATTGATAAATATGGCTAGAAATAAGTTATAAATTTCAGAATGACAAAAAAAGTCAAAGTTAAAGACATTGTTAcaatatgcaatgagaaaaacGGATAATTTTCTTCACATACAAACAGCCCTTAAAATTAATAGAAACCTATCAACTAGAGAAGTTTGTAAACAGCCAGATATCAGGAAAGGACATTTAAAGGgccaataaaagaaatgaaaatctgctCACTATTACTAAGAAATGTGTCAAACTAGTAATGAGGTAATAATTTTTCACCAGTAAGACTTGCAAAGGCCTTGAGGAAATGGTTACTCTGATATACACtcaatggaaatataaatttctgCAAATATTTGGAGAACGAGGAAGATTGTTTCTTCAAAAATGGccagaataggggtgcctggaatCATCCAAGGCTCATAACACAAAGGCCAATGCAAGGAGTCATAGAGGTGAGTCAACCTAGAGATGGGTCCTTGCATTCAGTGAACGGAGGTCATCCAAGGAGTCTGGTCACTGGGGCCTACTCCTCCAGGGTGACTTGGAGCTTGGTCAGAGCTGAGCTCCTCAGGTGTGGCAGAGGGCCTCCTCATCCTGCCCACATCCAATAGCCTCCAATCATCTCTGATAAGAGAGTCCATAATCTAAAGTCAATAATGGTGGCAATAGTGGCCGTAGTATTAGTTACCACAAATTGAGCAGTTCTAGGCGTCCTTCTCTGAGTAATTCTCacactaaactttttttttaagtttatgaatttaggggtgcctgggtggctcagtcggttgagcgtccgactcttggttttggctcagggcatgatcccacggtttcatgggttccagcctcccatcgggctctgtgctgacagcacagagcctgcttaggattctctctctctccctctctctgctcttccccaactcacgctgtctctgtctctctcaaaataaataaataactttattaaaaaataaagtttatttattttgagagagagagagagagagtgtgtgtgtgtgtgtgtgtgtgtgtgtgcgagcaggggaggagcagagggaggggtagagagagactcTCACACTACCAgtatggagcccgatgtagggctcgaactcacaaaccgcgagatcatgacctgagccaaaaccaagagttggtcactcaactgactgagccacccaggtgtcccctcacAGTCAATATTTGAGATGGGTTATcactactcccattttacagaggaggaaattgggGTACAAAGAGGCTAAGTAATATACGCAGGATACACAAAGATAATCAAATGAGTGGACTGCATTCAAACCTGTGCTCTTTCCGTGTACCACACATAGAATATGGAGTAGACAACAGCTAGTGCCTTCAGGGTGGTACAGGGTGCCAACCATGGTGGCAATGGTGGCTTTCAAAGGACAAAGGGATTACAGCTGATGGGAGGATAAGGAGGCAAACGGTGTGCCTGGAAAGGTGATGGTCGTGGTGAAGGTGATATGGTAGAGGGCATTCTAGATCAATGCTGTCCAATAGCAATACAGTGGGAGCCACTTACGCAATTTAAGATTTTCTAGTTAGctacattaaaaggataaaaagaaacattaaaaaggggaAAGTTAAATTTAATGGTgtgtttatttaacataatataaCCAAACAGtatcattttaacatgtaatcaatatagtTATTAATG harbors:
- the IFNB1 gene encoding interferon beta; translated protein: MTGRCILQIALLVCFFTTAHSVSYKLLGFQLRSSSLECQELLVNLNRTSKYCLKDRMNFEVPEEIKKSQRFQKEEAILVINEMFQKIFNIFSRSTSSTGWNETTVENLLAILHWQKEHLETILEEIMEEENFTWDNTTLLHLKKYYLRIVRYLKAKEYSVCAWTVVHAEILRNFFFLERLTDYLQN